The window AGCCAGCGAGACTTAGCTGTTTCATGGTCATGTGCCTCTCCCTGGTTTTTGCCCTTCAACGTGCTGCACCACCGGTGCAACTGGAGGACTTGAGAAAACCAAACCGAAGCGCGCTGGTTCCGCGCAATGTGCGCCTGCGGCAGGCTTTTGTTGAGAGGCGAGCGGGCCGACACTCAGGTCAACGTATGGCGATCTCTCATCTTGCCGGTGAGGGTCACGGAGGGCGAATTCTCCGAGGTTACCCGCAGCTCCGCCGGCAGGGGCGACCGAGGTTGACAAGGTTCTGGTTTTCAACCGGGCGCGGCGGCGGGGTCTGGATCCTGGACAGGCAAAACGCGTTGTTCGGCAGAAACAGGGCACCGCAGGACTTCCATTGGCGTGCGTTTGTGAGTAACGCCCTCACAGAAGACGCAATACATGCGTCGAGAAGGAATGTCCCATGAGCAAACCGACCATCGAACAGACCAGGATGGGCACCGAAGCCATCGCCTTCTGCATCGCGCGCACGCTGATCGAGCGCGACCCGTCGCTGAAGGCGCCGATGCGCGCCAACCTGCGCAAGATGTGGGAATTGCTGGAAGAACGCGAGGACCAAGCCGCCGCCGACATGGTCGATACGCTGATCAAGGCGCTCAACGACCCCGCGTTTTTCAAGCCATAGGCGCGTAGCGCAGATCGTTACCACATCATTAATTCACAATTGATGCTGTTGGTGAACCTTGTCGCAACCAATGCACCTTAAGGTCGCGCCGGTCCGGCGTGGGAGAAACCCGCGCCTGCAATGAGGAGGCTGCGGTGCTGCGTTTGATCTCTCAATTCATCGGCGACGAATCCGGCGCGACCGCGATCGAATACGCGCTGATCGCCGCCGGCATCAGCATGGCGATCATCGTCACCGTGCAGGGCCTCGGCACCACGCTGAGCGGCCGCTATGCGGCGGTGAACGCGTCGCTGAAGTAGACGCATCGGCTGCGCCCAGGCTTGCTGGACGATGCCGTTCGGCAAGACCTACAAGATAATCCGCCCCCGTCTATCAAACGCAATTTTGTGAACGCTCTTATCGCCCGCAGGTCTGCCTCCTATATGCTGACAGGGGACGTTGCGCCCTGTGCATATTTCAACGGGCGATGATGATGACATTGAATCGAAGAACAGCCTTTTCGGCAGCTGCCGTTTTGAGTTTTGCCGCGGCCCTTATGACGTTCCCGGTGACCGCGACACCCGCAGCGGCTGCCGACAACGCGGCGCCGTACTGCATCGCGCGCGGCGGCTCGAACGGCGAGAGCAGCTATGTGGGAAACTGCATCTACTTCGACTACCAGCAGTGCCTGCAGGCCGCCGCAGATACGCGCGGCAACTGCGTGCAGAACATCGATTATCACGGCGGGACCGAGCCGGCGGCAAGACGATCGCGCCGCGCGCGCTAGCATCTTAGCACCGAGCCGGGCGATGCCATGACGCTGAAACGACGACTTACCCTCTCTGCGACAATGCTGCTGGCGATGGCACTAGTGTGTCAGCCGGGCAGCTTCGCGCAGGCGCGGCCTGGCGCCGCCGTGCGATCCGGCATCCCGCCGTTCTGCGTGCTGACTGGCGGGCCACGCGGCCCGGGCAGCGTGCCGCAGATCTGCCGCTTCTTCGACTATCAGTCGTGTCTGCAGGCCGCCGCCGATCTGCACGGCAATTGCGTGATCAACATCGATTACCCCGGGGAGATCACCGGTGCACCGGGGGCGCCGTGGTCGCGCCGCGCGCGCTAGGCTGCGCGCTAGCTGCGTTCAGTTCGATTTGCCTTCGGGATTTTGCACCGGCGTGCCGATCAGCAACGCCTTGTCGATGGCGTCGCGCAACTGGATGGCCGCCGCCGTCGTGCAGCGCAGATGCGCCACCGCGACCGGAACGACCTCGGTGGTGCTGCCGCCGGTCGGCAACACCACACCGGCGCCGAGCATGATGTTGATCAGCCCTTGGTTGTTGCCGAGCGTCGGGCAGAATTCGAAAAAGATGATTGGCGCCGCCGGCAGATCGCGGACCGGGACGAACACTTCGGCGTTCGCTGCGGGCTTGTCGGTCATGGCAGATCCTCAATGTTTTCAATTCGGTGTGGGCGGTTGGAATCCCGTCGCGGTGGCCTCAGGATTAAAATCAGAAAATAGGATTTTAAGCATTGACAGCGTCGCGCTGCAGGGGTAGGGTTACGGCATGCTCCACAATTGGGTTTGAGACAAGCGCAGCACGGCGGCCATTTGTCCGTGCCGCTGCGGCGATGCCGCGCAGGCGCCATCGATCCGGAACATCATTCTCCATCCCGCGTTGCTTGCGACAGGGTGTGCCAAGGGACACCCGAAACGCGACACCCGACAGCAGCGAAGCGAGGGCCTCATGGCAACAAAACAAGACGGTCGAATCGTCGAAACCGCGACCGAGGCGCGCCAGGCCGAACCCGGCCCGTCGGTGTTGGCGCTGCTGACCATAAGCACCGGTCTGGCGGTCCTGATCCTGGGCATCGCCTGGTTCGTGTTTTTCCGCACCTAGGTGCGTGGGAGCGGCGCGCGGCGTCTCAGACGATCTGATCTGACGGTACCAACGACGAGAGTTTCAAACGATGGCAACGAAATCAGCAGCCCGGCCGGTGAAACAACCGGCGCGGGCTATTGGTGCGAGTCGCGTTGTTAAAGCGCCGCCGAGGAAAAGCGTTCCCAGGAAAAGCGCCTCCCAAAAGTCGAAAGAAGAATCCGCCCGCGCCGTCAAATCCGATGCGGACGAAAACCGCGCGGCGGCGATCATTGCGCGCAAGGCGACAATAGCAAAAACCATGCGGCGCGTCGGCGATACCGCGCTTGTTGTCGACGCGAATGACGACGTCGCCGAGCAGAAGATCGCGCGGCACAAGCGTACCGCGGTCGACAAGGCCAGCGATCCGCCGCCGGAGACCGGCATCGCGCTTGTCGAACGCGTGACCCGCGCGGTCGAGCGCGAGCTGATGCAGATCGAGACGATCGTAGGTGGCCACCACGTTCATCCCCAACAGCGTACCGAGGCAGAGCGCCGTGCCCGCACATTGGCGTCGCTTGCCCGCACGCTGAGCGAAGTGCGGCGGCTGCGCGCCGCAGACGAGTTGCAGAGGCCCGCCTATGAGCCCAGCGCTGCCCGAGACCTTGATGAGTTCCGCAAAACGCTTTGGAAGAGACTGGAACAGATGGTCGGAAGACAAACGCCTCTTCCTGATGCTGGGGATGAGCCCGGCTGAAATGGTCGACCTCAGTGCGTATTGGCATCTCTTTGCGCACGAGCATCAACGCCCGCCGAAACTGGCGCCAAATGGAAAGCCGTGGCTGACTTGGCTGATGATCGGCGGCCGCGGTGCCGGCAAGACCCGCATCGAATGACTAGCCTTCGATGCGCACCAGGACAACTTCGAGAGCAATGTGAGGCAGCTGCCGTACCCTGCCAGAGCATACGGCGGTCGTACTTTTGGAGGTCCCCTCGAACTCGAAATCGAGTTCGTCAATGCCAAGTAGAGCAGGCTGGCCGGATGAATGCCGCTTGGTCGAAACCCTGGCTTTGAAAGTGTCCCCGTCTTGAACAAAGGAGCCGCTGTACGTGATGACGGTGTCGCGCCCGGTAAGCTGCTCGTTCGCGATTTCAAGAACTCCCACTCCACCTGCTAGCGCTGTTTTGAACCAGGCTGAATATCGACCGTCCGGAAGCATTTGCGTACTCACTCTTTCGCGCTCGCTTACGCCATCCGGCTGTCGAATTCATGAACGAGATCGATTGCATTCGAATGGCCGGTCCTGAGCTTGCAGCATCTGCGCGTTACAGTGTCCTCGGTCTTGGGCAATGGGGCTGAGCGTGGACTCATGGACCCGCAGGCGTTGACGGACGTCCTCTGCGCGCCGTCACGGATCAGGCAGGAGATCGCGCGAGGCCCGAAAAGCACCATCACGGAGGAACAAACCCGCTCATTCCGGCTTATCCCGGACCGTTCCACAGCCGAGAGATTTTCGATGAGACTGGCAAAGATGGTTTTGACTGGTTCTATGCTCACGGTCATCAGTTCGGTGGCATTGGCCCAGCAAGCGCTGACGGGGATGGTCACCACCATCGATCGGATTAGTGGGACCATCGCCATTCAACAGACGCAAGGCGGTACGGTCGGAGCGAGTACCGGCGGAGCCGCCGAACAATTCAAGGTCCAAGAGAGCTTGTTGAATACGGTGCACGCTGGCGACAAAGTCACATTTTCCGTCAGTGAAACGGGCGGGACGAAGACCATCACGAAACTCGAGAAGCAGTAAATTCCCCCGGTAACACGCTCTCGTCGCGCGGCTCGGCAAAGGCCGATCTGACCGACTGCCGCGTCGCGCGCCTGCGCCGCAGGAGCGCCGCGTTTCATCCGCGATTTCCTCGCAATCGTCGGCAATCCGGAAACCCCTTGCTAACTGCTGTGAAAGGAATCACTGGTATCCTATGCAGCTTCAGGCTGTTTCGCGTTATGTGCCTCATTACCGCGAGGGGTGAACCCGTGTCTGTGAAGGATTTTCTCAAGCAGCGCGCCGTCAATATCGTTGTCGGCGGCAATTATGAGCTGGGCAACTGGCTGGATGCGCAGGGCAGGCCGCGCAGCTTCGCCTGCCGGACCAGCCGCGTGTCGCCGTTCCGGATGATGGTTGCCGCCCCCGTGATCGGCCGAATGGGCGATCGCATCTCCACCTATTTCAGCGATTTCGGCAGCTTGGAAGGCCAGATCAGCGACATCATCGCCGGTGAATTCCTGCTCGAACTCTCCATGACCGGCGCGATGCGCCAGAAGATGGCCGACAAGCTCAACTGGCTGGAGAAGAAGCAGAAGGATTCCAGCGTCCAGGACGCCCGCAAGCAGGCGCGGATCATCCCGGCCAGTCCGCATTCGACGCTGACCTTCGCCGACGGCAGCATTCGCGGCTGCTTCATCATCGATGTCTCGGTGTCCGGCGCTGCGGTCTCGGCGGATGTGCAGCCGGAGATCGGCACGCCGCTGGCGGTGGGCGCCTGCGTCGGCCGCGTCGTCCGGCATCTGCCCGATGGCTTTGCGGTGCAGTTCGTCGAGCCGCAGCTCCGCGCCGATCTGGAGCGACGCATCGCGCGGCCGCCGCAGCTGCGTGTGCCGGCGGGCGCCAAAACGGGGATCAAGGCCGCGCCACGCGCGCCGGACGTCTTGCCGGCGCCGCGCGCCGATGAAGCGGGCGCCGGCTAGCGCCGAGTTCACGAACAGGGACCGGACGGCTGGGGTCGGCCACCTCTTCCATGGGGAGAGGGAGCGCGCTGCTGTCGCCGGGATCTCAGCGTGCTGTTTGTTTCAATCCAGACGGATAGGACTCTCGCAGCGCTTAAGGCGACGCGCGGATGCGGCGTGGTGCTCCGCCGATCCGGGGCCCATGCGTCACCGCGTCCGCGGCACGAGTCCTTGCAATAAAGGACCGCCATGTCCGACCTGATCCGCATTTTCACGGAGCGTGGCGATCTCGCGCATCTGGCGCTGCTGCTGTGGGCGTCAGCGGCCAGCGCTGCGGCGTGGCTGCTGCTGCGCGAGCTGGCGGCGGCCTCAAAGCGCTTCGACGATTTCGTCCGCGAACTCGAACTGTTCAACCGCCGCGCCGGCCGGCGCAGCCGCAATACCGACGACACCGACCGCGACTGAGAGGGAATTTCCGATGGATGATTTGCACAGCATGCTGAGTTCAATCTGCACCGAGACCAAATCCGGCAAGGATCATCTCAACGTGTTTCGCGAATTCCTCACCCATCTCGACCAGTTGCAGCGCAAGGCGCCGGTGAAAGCAGCGCGCGCGAAAGCGCCGATGCGGCGCAAGGTGCTGAAACGGGTGAAAGCGGGGTAGCTCTTCTTTCTTTCCCTCCCCCAAGCGAAGCGAAGCTGCGCGCGGTGGGGTCGCGCGGGCGAATTCGCCCGCGCTGGGGTGGCGCGTGCGAGCGAAGCTCGTAACGCGTCGGGTGGGGCGACACGAGCGCTGCGCTCGTGGCACCCCCACCCCGGCCTCCGCTTCGGACGATGCTGCGTATCGCCGCGCGCTCGGCCGACCCTCCCCGCAAGGGGAGGGAGATTGCCCGCGCTCGCGCCTGAACATCGAAAACATTTTGCTTTTCATCACCCCGCACCCTGCGAGGCCGCCGATGCACGCCCCGTTACTGCCGCCCTCGCGCCTGACGCTGGCCGCCGATGGCATCGTGGAGGACTATGCCAGCCTGTTCGGCGAGATCGATCAGGCCCGCGACATGGTGATGCCCGGCGCGTTCACCGACACGCTGAAGCAGCGCGGCCTGCGAAAAATCCCGATGCTGTTCCAGCACGATCCCTCAGAACCCGTCGGCGTCTGGCTCGAACTCGTCGAAGACTTTCGCGGCTTGCGCGCGCGCGGCCGGCTGATCCCCGATGTCGCCCGGGCCCGCGAATTGCTGGCGCTGCTGCGCGCCGGCGTGGTCGATGGGCTCTCGATCGGCTATCGCACCGTGCGCGGCCGGGTCGAGCCGCGCACGCGGGTGCGCAAGCTGTACCAGGTCGATCTCTGGGAAATCTCCATCGTCACCTTTCCGCTGCTCAACGGTGCCCGCGTCAACGCGGTGAAGGAAGCGCCGCCGTCGCGGCTGCGCGCGCAGGCCGAGCGGGAATGGCAGGCGATGCAGCAGGGCGGGACATCGATGAGCTTGGACGGCGTCGCGGAGGCACCGGCGCCGTTCATCCGGCGCGGCTGCGCAGAGCACGTTGCCCTGCGCGGCCGCGCCGATCGCAAGCGCGCACTGCAAAGCGTGGCGGGACGCGGCGCGGAGACGCGGTGATGTCGAAGTATCAAGACGTTGATGACGCGCATCGACGACGCGCGTCAGCGCGCCCGCTTCATGCGGCCGGACGCCGCGCGTTACATGCGGCCCCGATGCGGCGCGCTACATCCGCCCCGACGTCGCGCGCCTTCTCGAGCCCGGTACGAATCCCGCCAACGTGTTTACGGCGCTGGATCGGAAATACGCTATTACTTGACGCAATTCTTAATTACTTGATGCAGGTCTTGTCAGCTGCCAAAGCTGTTTGTGCTGATGCCTGTGTCGGATGAGCAGCGCCGATAACCTTCATTTTGCTGCCAGCGGCAGGCTGGGCATTGACAACTTCACACTTCATCGTGGCGTTATCCTGAGCCACGTAGTACGAGGACGCGCCTGATGGCGGCGCTTGACCGGTAGTTTTGTCCTGCGCGAATGAAGGTGCCGCGAATGCGAAAATAGCGACCGTCGCTAAAAGAATTTTCTTCATGGTGTCTACCTCCGTATTGGAAAGGGAGAAAATAGATCAGCCGATATAAAGGTTCCGGCGATGGTGGATTTATTTTTTTTGACCCCCAGCCGAAGATTAATTCGCCCCCTGGTGGCGTAGTGCAATATGCAGCACACTTGACGATGATGTCGAAGTATCAAGACGTTGATGACGCGCATCAGCGCGCGCTACATGCGGCCGGATGCGGCGCGGTATATGCGGTCCGATAAGGCACGCTGGATCCGCCCCGACGTTGCGCGCTTTCTCAAGCCCGAGCGACAAAGGTCCGCGCAAATTGACGCAGCGCAATAGACGCTTTCGTCCCGCGCTTTTGATAGACCCTGCCTAAAATGCTGCTAGGCTTAACATGCGGCTTGAAGACGACACCCCGGAATGGAGAGTTGCGTGAGCGAATCACTTCATCCAAGCGCGCCCCATCATCTCCCAGGCTTCATCACTGCCCCCGGCGACACGGATACCCTGATGGTGGTGGTCGGCATCATCCTGCTCGGCTCCGTGCTGATGGTCGGCAATCTTTATCTGCAGTTGCACAGTCTGCCGGAGCGCATGGCGCACAAGTCGCAAAAGCTGCAGTTCGAGATCGTGGCCGTCCTGGGCTTGCTGGCGCTCTTTACGCACAACCATCTATTTTGGGTGATCGGGCTGTTGCTGGCCATGGTCGATTTGCCCGATTTCGGCACGCCGCTGCGCAGGATCGCGGGATCGGTCGAGAAAATCGCCGGCGGACCGCCCGGCGACGAAGCGGCCCGGACGGCCGGTGAGGATGCCGCTCACGCGGTTGCTGCTGAAAAGCCGGACGTGATGCAAGCCGGCGCCGTCAAGAGCGAGGTGCAAAGCCATGCTTGAGCTGCTGCTCTGCTCCCTGCTCACCATCTTTCCGGACTATCTCTATCGCCGCTACCGGCAGGGCAAGCGCCTCGGCCAGGAGATCACCTTCTACTCGGTCTGGTTCGAACTGCGGTGGGGCATCACGGCCTGCCTGATGCTGACCGTCTCGCTGATCACGGTGATCTTCTATTTTCATCCGTCGACCTCGACGGCGACCTTGTACTACAGGACCGTGCCGATCGTTCCCGAGGTCAACGGCCGGGTGGCGGCCGTTCATGTTGAATTCAGCGCGCCCGTCAAGAAGGGTGACGTGATATTCAAGCTGGACAGTGCCAAACAGGAAGCCGCCATGGAAACGGCCCGGCGCAAGATTGCCGAAGTCGATGCCGCCACGCTGTCCGCGCAGTCGGATATTCTCAAGGCGGAGGGGCAGATTCAGGAAGCCAAGGGTGCCTATCAGCAGGCGTCGGACGAGCTGGACACCAAGCGCGAACTGCAGAAGCGCAGTCCCGGCATGGTGCCGACGCGTGACATCGAAAAGCTCGAGGTGCTGCTCGCGGGACGTCAAGGCACGCTGGATTCCGTAAACGCTGCGAAACAGTCCGCGACGATCCGCGTGACCGCGCTTCTCCCCGCAGAGAAGGCCAGCGCCGAGGCGGCGCTGGCCGAGGCGCAGGTGGATCTGGACAAGACCTCTATTCGTGCCGGGGTCGATGGGCGCGTCGAGCAGTTCGCGTTGCGCGCGGGGGACATCGTCAATCCGATGATACGGTCTGCCGGTATTCTCATTCCCGACAATGCGGGACGCGCCCTATCAGCAGGGTTCGGACAAATCGAAGCGCAGGTCATGAAGGTCGGAATGGTCGCCGAGGCGACCTGCATTTCAAAACCCTGGACGATCATCCCGATGGTGGTGACCGGTGTGCAGAATTACATCGCCGCGGGCCAGTTCCGGGGTGGCGAGCAACTGGTCGAAGCGCAGCAGGTGCTGGCTCCGGGTACCATTCTCGCGTTTCTGGAGCCTATGTATAAAGGCGGCCTTGACGGCGTGACGCTGGGAAGCAGCTGCGTAGTCAACGCCTATACCAGCAACCACGATAAGATTGCCGCGAAGGAAACCGGCGCATTCAAGCGTTTCGCATTGCATGCCGTCGATGCCGTCGGCATCGTGCACGCGATGCTGCTGCGCGTCCAGGCGCTGCTGCTTCCGATCAAGACGCTGGCGCTGAGCGGGCACTGAATTTTGTTTGAACGCTGCGCGTAACGGAGATCGCGATCTATACAGACCATTGGCATCATTTCGGTGCCATGCCGCGGCATTTTGCTGCGCATAAGCATCTGGATGAAGTACGTACTCTTAGAACCATAGCGACACGGCGCTGCAGGGAATGAGATCGGTGAGGGCTCCGGTTAACCTGCGGATGTCGCTTGTTGCCCCATTTCGGAAGTCGTGATCCAGCGGACTGCCCCGCATACGTCACATGGATGAAACAACCTTCAAGCCGGCGACGATTTCATGATTGGAACGTTCGCGCTGGATGGCCCAAAGAAATGGAATGGCTTGCCCGTCAAGCGATACGAGGCGGCAAGTCTTACCGAAGAATTCGGAGAAGGTTTTGAACTAATAGATTCTCGGCGACACGATCATTCGACGCCTTGGAATTCCACAGAGCGGGTTCAACCTTGCACTTTTCCGCGTGTCGCCTAAATTCAAAGTGTTCTGTATAGCCTTATTCGGATTAGAGACACGCACGCGTATGATACAACTTGAATCGACTATCACCTGTCCGCAGTGCGGCTATCAGTCGTTAGAGACGATGCCAACCGATGCGTGTCAGTTTTTCTATGATTGCAAAGGTTGCGGCGCGCGCCTGAAACCAAAAGCTGGTGACTGTTGCGTGTTTTGCTCTTACGGCTCAGTCTCATGTCCACCTATGCAAGAGGGAGGCTCGTGCTGCGCGTAGTGCGATAGGGAGATATAAGCGGTCGGCCGCAAAGGAACCTACCTTGAGACTTGTGCAGGTACCGTTGGCACGACGTGGGAAGCGATCCAGGAAAATGCCGCGCGACCGAACGTGCTCGCAAGACCTGCGATCACGGTCGCAGTGCCAAGGTTCCAAATCAAAATCATGATCGTCGCATCCAGGTCATGAATCAGCGAAAGCGCGAAAGAGGTCATGGCCGCGATGGCTAAGCCGCCCATGGCGCTGACGGCGGTTGGACGCAACGCCGCTGCGTGACGTAGCATGATCAGCATCGTGATCGCCAGAGGAACGCTCGTTAGCAAGAGGGTCGCGAAGCATCGGACAGCCTCGCCCATGCGAATGCCCTCCGAACCCATGTTGACCCAGTCCGTCAGGCATCCATAGCCCATCATGGATACCCAAATTGCCAGCGCTGGTGCCGGCAGAAGAAGCCACCAGCGTGAGCCGTCCGGCATACTCACGTTAAAGGATGCAATCGCAGCCAGGATGCCTGTCGCGAGTGCGCCGACCATACTGACGACAAAAATCGGCTGCTGTAGCCGCATCGCAATGTCCGATCGCAATCCATGCGCAACGCCAAGAAGCGCTAGAATAGCCGCAGCCAGCAGCAGCCAAAGCCCCGCGCGAACAAGCGGAGGATAAAGTCGACGAACCGGCGTCGCAGCCTCGACCAGTTTGTCGATGAGGTCGGGCGTCCTAATCATGGCTTTCGCCCTTCAGCAGCTGGCGCAGATTCTTGATCGCACGATGGGTTGCAACCTTCAGGGCCGCGATCGACCGCCCGGTCATTGTTGCGGCCTCCTTCAGAGACATTTCGTTGAGCTTCAACATCTTGATAGCTTCGCGTTGGTCCGGAGGTAATTTTTCGATTGCGTCTCCTAACGCAAATTCTCCCGTATAATCCATGTTCGCTGGAGCCTCGGAAAAGGTTTCATGCTTGATGGATAGTTCGACCTCGCGCGCCTTCTGACGGGTCTCGCGACGCAGCCGATCGATGATCCGCCGGTTCGCAATGGCGACGAGCCATGGTCCGAACGGGCGGGCCGGATCATATGTATTGCGGATCGAGTGAACGGTTAGAAGGACATCCTGAACCGCATCTTCGATATCGGTGGCTTGTCGGAAACACCTTGATGCGATCGAACGGACATAAGGTTCCATCTCCTCAAGAAGTGTCCGATAAGCCTGACGGTCGCCATCCTGAGCGCGCGCCATCAGTTTCGACCAGTCGAGCTGACCGGTCGATCTTGCCGACGAAACCAGCGTCAATCGCGTGGCGTTCGGCTGCGGTGCATCGGGCTTACGGTAAATCGCCATTGGTGACCGGAGAATAATTTGGCAGTTGCGCGATCCCGCAACCGCCGACGCTGGAAAATACACCGGCACTATCGGCAGCGACAGCAAACAATTTTTCTGGGGCGGAGTAACCTTTTTCGGACTCCCGTCGAACCTCCCGTGTGAGTCTCGCATTCGGGACACAACAGGAGGGGAAGACATCATGAACCGCCGTCTGCTTGCGCTATCCACACTGACGACCGCCGTTGGCCTTGCACTTGCCATGCAGGCCCCCACCGTCCAGGCCCAGGGGATGGCCAACCCGCCCCAGGCTGTGAAGGACAATATGGCGCGTATGAGCAAGGACAAGCTCGAGAAATGCTACGGCATCAATGCCGCCGCGAAGAACGATTGTGCCGAAGGCGCTCATTCCTGCGCCGGTCAGGCGACCCAGGCGCGTGACGTGAAGTCGTTCGTGCTGCTGCCGGCCGGCGACTGTGCCAAGATCCAGGGCGGCAAGACGTCCGCGACCTGAGACCGAGCTGATGACCAATCCCATCATCAGCCAAGCCAGGCTGATTCCGGCGAAAGCCGGGATCGGGCTGCGCTTTCAGCATCACCAAACCGTGCTTGATACCCGCCCGGATGTAGCCTGGATGGAGGTTCATACCGAGAATTACATGGGGGGCGGCACGCCGCTGCGGTATCTGGACGCTATCCGCCGCGATACTCCGATATCGTTGCATGGGGTCGGGTTGTCGCTTGGTAGCGCTGAGGGAATCGATCCATTACATCTTGAACGAATCCGCAAAGTTGCCGAGCGGATCGAGCCCGGACTGATGTCGGAGCATATCGCCTGGAACCTAGTCGGCGGGACCTATCTCGCCGATCTGCTGCCATTGCCGATGACCGAAGAAGCGCTTGATGTCGTCTGCCGCCATGTCGATCAAACGCAAGCGTATTTGAAGCGCCGCATTCTCGTCGAAAACCCTTCGACCTACGTCGCCTTTGGCAATTCTATCATTCCGGAATGGGAATTCATGGTGGCGGTAGCGCAGCGCACCGGTTGTGGCATCCTTTGCGACGTCAACAATATCTGCGTCAGCGCCCACAACCACGGCTGGGATGCGTCGGCCTATATCGCTGCCTTGCCTGCTGACATGGTTGGTGAAATCCACCTCGCCGGATACAGCAGCCGGACATTTCCAGATGGCAGCACGCTGCGGATCGATGATCACGGCTCCCGCGTCAGCGAAGACGTCTGGTCGCTGTATCAAAAAGCAATCGCGCTGTTTGGTCCGGTCCCGACGTTGATCGAATGGGACAACGAGGTGCCGCCGCTGGAAGTTCTGCTTCAGGAGGCTAACCACGCCGCGCAGCTCATCACAGAGTCTGGAAGGGGAGCCGCCCGTGCCGACGCTGCTTGAGATGCAGACCGCGATGCAGAAAAGCATTGTTTATCGGGACAACGATGCTGTCTCGGTGATGCTTGCTGAGCACGTCAGCTCGGATCACCTGGACATTTATCGCAATACATTCCTATTTGGACTGACCAAAGCGCTTCAGCTCTGTTTTCCTGTTGTCCGGAAACTTGTCGGCGACGACTTTTTTGAAGCTACGGCACAACTCTTCATTGCCGAGCATCCGCCGCGGGTGGCGTGGTTGGATCGCTATGGCGGAGAGCTTCCTGAGTTTCTGAGTTCGTTCCCCCCCGCTGCGACGATTCCTTATCTCGGCGACGTTGCCACGCTGGAATGGGCGGTGAATTGCGCGCTCCACGCAACCGATACCGAACGCCTTGATTTGACGAAGCTCGATGCGATCCGGTCGGAAGACCAGGCTCGCATTTGCTTTGCCGCCAATCCGTCCATCCAGCTTCTACATCTCGCCTGCCCGGCCGATGAAATCTGGCGAGCGATTCTCGCGGAGGATAATGACGCTCTCGGGACCATCGATATCGATGCTGGTTCGGTACATCTTCTCGTTGAGAGAAACATCGCGGGCGCCGGAGTCGAGGTTGAGCGTC is drawn from Nitrobacteraceae bacterium AZCC 2146 and contains these coding sequences:
- a CDS encoding multidrug resistance efflux pump (product_source=COG1566; cath_funfam=2.40.50.100; cog=COG1566; pfam=PF13533; superfamily=111369; transmembrane_helix_parts=Outside_1_41,TMhelix_42_64,Inside_65_409), whose amino-acid sequence is MLELLLCSLLTIFPDYLYRRYRQGKRLGQEITFYSVWFELRWGITACLMLTVSLITVIFYFHPSTSTATLYYRTVPIVPEVNGRVAAVHVEFSAPVKKGDVIFKLDSAKQEAAMETARRKIAEVDAATLSAQSDILKAEGQIQEAKGAYQQASDELDTKRELQKRSPGMVPTRDIEKLEVLLAGRQGTLDSVNAAKQSATIRVTALLPAEKASAEAALAEAQVDLDKTSIRAGVDGRVEQFALRAGDIVNPMIRSAGILIPDNAGRALSAGFGQIEAQVMKVGMVAEATCISKPWTIIPMVVTGVQNYIAAGQFRGGEQLVEAQQVLAPGTILAFLEPMYKGGLDGVTLGSSCVVNAYTSNHDKIAAKETGAFKRFALHAVDAVGIVHAMLLRVQALLLPIKTLALSGH
- a CDS encoding hypothetical protein (product_source=Hypo-rule applied; pfam=PF07238; superfamily=141371), with translation MCLITARGEPVSVKDFLKQRAVNIVVGGNYELGNWLDAQGRPRSFACRTSRVSPFRMMVAAPVIGRMGDRISTYFSDFGSLEGQISDIIAGEFLLELSMTGAMRQKMADKLNWLEKKQKDSSVQDARKQARIIPASPHSTLTFADGSIRGCFIIDVSVSGAAVSADVQPEIGTPLAVGACVGRVVRHLPDGFAVQFVEPQLRADLERRIARPPQLRVPAGAKTGIKAAPRAPDVLPAPRADEAGAG
- a CDS encoding hypothetical protein (product_source=Hypo-rule applied; superfamily=101112) is translated as MDDLHSMLSSICTETKSGKDHLNVFREFLTHLDQLQRKAPVKAARAKAPMRRKVLKRVKAG
- a CDS encoding hypothetical protein (product_source=Hypo-rule applied; cleavage_site_network=SignalP-noTM) — its product is MKKILLATVAIFAFAAPSFAQDKTTGQAPPSGASSYYVAQDNATMKCEVVNAQPAAGSKMKVIGAAHPTQASAQTALAADKTCIK
- a CDS encoding hypothetical protein (product_source=Hypo-rule applied; superfamily=48498; transmembrane_helix_parts=Outside_1_14,TMhelix_15_34,Inside_35_71) encodes the protein MSDLIRIFTERGDLAHLALLLWASAASAAAWLLLRELAAASKRFDDFVRELELFNRRAGRRSRNTDDTDRD
- a CDS encoding HK97 family phage prohead protease (product_source=TIGR01543; cog=COG3740; ko=KO:K06904; pfam=PF04586; superfamily=50789; tigrfam=TIGR01543); its protein translation is MHAPLLPPSRLTLAADGIVEDYASLFGEIDQARDMVMPGAFTDTLKQRGLRKIPMLFQHDPSEPVGVWLELVEDFRGLRARGRLIPDVARARELLALLRAGVVDGLSIGYRTVRGRVEPRTRVRKLYQVDLWEISIVTFPLLNGARVNAVKEAPPSRLRAQAEREWQAMQQGGTSMSLDGVAEAPAPFIRRGCAEHVALRGRADRKRALQSVAGRGAETR
- a CDS encoding hypothetical protein (product_source=Hypo-rule applied; transmembrane_helix_parts=Outside_1_25,TMhelix_26_48,Inside_49_68,TMhelix_69_91,Outside_92_153); translated protein: MSESLHPSAPHHLPGFITAPGDTDTLMVVVGIILLGSVLMVGNLYLQLHSLPERMAHKSQKLQFEIVAVLGLLALFTHNHLFWVIGLLLAMVDLPDFGTPLRRIAGSVEKIAGGPPGDEAARTAGEDAAHAVAAEKPDVMQAGAVKSEVQSHA